A part of Salvelinus alpinus chromosome 5, SLU_Salpinus.1, whole genome shotgun sequence genomic DNA contains:
- the LOC139575183 gene encoding galactose-specific lectin nattectin-like translates to MSVPFRFLCLLSLAVGALHCTPVSDQEGELSEPHYSDCPPGWSSYNNRCFRYVASQLDWADAESFCVTQGANLASVNTMGEFSFVKNLIKSFDPAEHHTWIGLSDLHKEGRWMWSDGSKVVYTSWSSGEPSNGVGSDPENCVHTNYQDDKLWNDTHCSYKFAFVCATRPGL, encoded by the coding sequence ATGTCTGTTCCCTTCCGCTTCCTCTGTCTTCTCAGCCTGGCTGTTGGTGCTCTACACTGCACTCCCGTGTCTGACCAGGAGGGGGAGCTTTCAGAGCCTCATTATTCCGACTGTCCCCCGGGCTGGTCAAGCTACAACAACCGCTGCTTCAGGTACGTGGCCTCTCAGCTGGACTGGGCCGATGCAGAGTCCTTCTGCGTGACCCAGGGAGCCAACCTGGCCTCTGTGAACACCATGGGGGAATTCAGCTTCGTGAAAAACCTGATCAAGAGCTTCGACCCTGCTGAGCACCATACCTGGATCGGGCTGAGTGACCTCCACAAGGAAGGGAGATGGATGTGGTCGGACGGCTCCAAGGTGGTCTACACGAGCTGGTCTTCAGGTGAGCCCAGTAATGGAGTTGGTTCCGATCCGGAGAACTGTGTTCACACTAACTACCAGGATGACAAGCTGTGGAACGACACACACTGCTCATACAAGTTTGCCTTTGTCTGCGCCACACGTCCCGGTCTCTGA
- the LOC139575152 gene encoding galactose-specific lectin nattectin-like produces the protein MSVPFRFLCLLSLAVGALHCTPVSDQEGELSEPHYSDCPPGWSSYNNRCFRYVASQLDWADAESYCVTLGVNLASVNNKEEFSFVKNLIKSFDPAESYTWIGLTDLHKEGRWMWSDGSKVVYTSWFSGEPNGSRKENCVHTNYQKDKLWNDITCSYKHAFVCATRPCP, from the coding sequence ATGTCTGTTCCCTTCCGCTTCCTCTGTCTTCTCAGCCTGGCTGTTGGTGCTCTACACTGCACTCCCGTGTCTGACCAGGAGGGGGAGCTTTCAGAGCCTCATTATTCCGACTGTCCCCCGGGCTGGTCCAGCTACAACAACCGCTGCTTCAGGTACGTGGCCTCTCAGCTGGACTGGGCCGATGCAGAGTCCTACTGCGTGACCCTGGGAGTCAATCTGGCCTCTGTGAACAACAAAGAGGAATTCAGCTTTGTGAAAAACCTGATCAAGAGCTTCGACCCTGCTGAGAGCTATACCTGGATCGGGCTGACAGACCTCCACAAGGAAGGGAGATGGATGTGGTCGGATGGCTCCAAGGTGGTCTACACGAGCTGGTTTTCAGGTGAGCCCAATGGAAGTAGAAAGGAGAACTGTGTTCACACTAACTACCAGAAGGACAAGCTGTGGAACGACATTACCTGCTCATACAAGCATGCCTTTGTCTGCGCCACGCGTCCCTGCCCCTGA